A genomic region of Thunnus maccoyii chromosome 13, fThuMac1.1, whole genome shotgun sequence contains the following coding sequences:
- the pgap2 gene encoding post-GPI attachment to proteins factor 2 encodes MLQGPYGSLDRDRPLIRLPFTSFAVATVLLPLTGLIACLSLALMYHFEDSTYTHCRVSNYLPSISAAISRVPERYIWRCCIGLHSAPRYLLSAAYFNFYRGRFASKLPELLLSGLTLLCSLAENTGLLLLTYVSSNETYSVHKNGFIVFMASSLLHMLSTCKLWHVIKRHSVNPEEVTSYRWKLRLFLFNVSCCLAAAYFFRRHNNFCETGIYTLFAFFEYLVVFSNMAFHMTAFWDFGTKEVTVATPPEDKRY; translated from the exons ATGCTCCAGGGGCCGTACGGCAGCCTGGACCGGGACCGGCCCCTCATCCGGTTGCCTTTCACCAGCTTCGCCGTGGCGACGGTGCTGCTGCCTCTGACCGGCCTCATCGCCTGCCTCTCCCTGGCGCTCATGTACCACTTTGAGGactcaacatacacacactgtcgC GTGTCCAACTACCTCCCGTCCATCAGCGCCGCCATCAGCCGCGTGCCGGAGCGTTACATCTGGCGCTGCTGCATCGGGCTTCACTCGGCGCCGCGCTACCTGCTGTCCGCCGCCTACTTCAACTTCTACCGCGGCCGCTTCGCCTCCAAGCTGCCGGAGCTGCTGCTGAGCGGACTGACGCTGCTCTGCAGCCTCGCCGAGAACACgggactgctgctgctcacataCGTGTCGTCCAACGAGACATACA GTGTTCATAAAAACGGTTTCATCGTCTTCATGGCGAGCTCGCtgctgcacatgctcagtacgTGCAAGCTGTGGCATGTGATCAAGAGACACTCCGTGAACCCCGAG gaagtgacatcatacCGCTGGAAGCTGCGTCTCTTCCTGTTTAACGTCAGCTGTTGTCTGGCTGCCGCGTACTTCTTCAGACGCCACAACAACTTCTGTGAAACAGGAA TCTACACGCTGTTCGCCTTCTTCGAGTACCTGGTGGTTTTCTCCAACATGGCCTTCCACATGACGGCCTTCTGGGACTTTGGGACCAAAGAGGTGACGGTGGCCACGCCGCCTGAAGACAAGCGATACTGA